One window from the genome of Salvelinus fontinalis isolate EN_2023a chromosome 3, ASM2944872v1, whole genome shotgun sequence encodes:
- the LOC129847568 gene encoding inositol hexakisphosphate kinase 2-like, translating to MSPALEALMQADGTLPYPGKGVMLEPFVHQVGGHSCVLRFGDQTICKPLIPREHQFYKSLPPEMRKFTPQYRGVVSVSFEEDEEGNLCLIAYPLHNEPENMENKDPSADCEPKNKMIKWGNKKSSSLLLDNDNYSKDRARQSTKENKSKSYNGAEVQQQAEVLRYSLDRKQIKHNPWSLKCHQQHLQRMKENSKHRNQYKFILLENLTWRHAVPCVLDLKMGTRQHGDDASEEKKANQIRKCQQSTSASIGVRLCGMQVYQSDSGQLMFMNKYHGRKLSLPGFKEALFQFFHDGQRLRHELLSPVLRKLQEMQETLESCESYRFYSSSLLIIYDGEPPRPRAPTRPRHRGGEEGDEDEPSDEEEEEGAFGFTRGSAAGGSAGGSSNGSSSSNGSVGRSSRGAAGEASSPAVDVRMIDFAHTTCRHYGEDSVVHEGQDSGYIFGLQNLITIISQLEEHSAD from the exons ATGAGTCCTGCTCTAGAAGCCCTTATGCAGGCAGACGGGACGCTCCCCTATCCCGGGAAAGGGGTGATGCTTGAGCCCTTTGTGCATCAGGTGGGGGGCCACTCTTGCGTGCTGCGTTTCGGCGACCAGACCATCTGCAAGCCCCTCATCCCCCGAGAACACCAGTTCTACAAGAGCCTGCCCCCTGAAATGAGGAAGTTCACCCCCCAGTACAGAG gtgTGGTGTCAGTCAGCTTTGAGGAAGATGAAGAGGGCAACCTGTGTCTCATCGCTTACCCCCTCCACAATGAACCAGAGAACATGGAAAACAAGGACCCCTCAGCTGACTGCGAGCCTAAGAATAAGATGATCAAGTGGGGCAACAAGAAATCATCGTCCCTACTGCTGGATAATGACAACTACAGCAAAGACCGGGCCAGACAGAGCACTAAAGAGAACAAGAGCAAAAG ttataACGGTGCGGAGGTGCAGCAGCAGGCTGAGGTACTCCGCTACAGCCTAGATCGGAAGCAGATCAAACACAACCCCTGGAGTCTGAAATGCCACCAGCAGCACCTCCAGAGGATGAAGGAGAACTCCAAACACCGCAACCAATACAAATTCATCCTGTTGGAGAACCTGACGTGGCGTCACGCGGTGCCGTGCGTGCTGGACCTGAAGATGGGCACGCGGCAGCATGGTGACGACGCGTCAGAGGAGAAGAAGGCCAACCAGATCCGCAAATGTCAACAGAGCACTTCCGCCTCCATCGGTGTCCGGCTTTGTGGCATGCAGGTGTACCAGTCAGACTCAGGCCAGCTGATGTTCATGAACAAGTACCACGGGAGGAAGCTGAGCCTGCCGGGCTTCAAAGAGGCCCTTTTCCAGTTCTTCCACGATGGGCAGCGTCTGAGGCACGAGCTGCTCTCCCCGGTGCTGCGGAAGCTCCAGGAGATGCAGGAAACCCTGGAGTCCTGCGAGTCCTACCGCTtctactcctcctccctcctcatcatCTATGATGGGGAGCCCCCCCGCCCTCGCGCCCCCACTCGACCCCGCCACcgcggaggagaggagggtgatgagGACGAGCcctcagatgaggaagaggaagagggggcgTTTGGGTTCACCCGTGGCTCGGCAGCTGGCGGCAGTGCTGGCGGGAGCAGTAacggtagcagtagcagtaacggTAGCGTCGGTCGCTCGTCCCGTGGTGCAGCAGGGGAGGCCAGCAGCCCGGCAGTGGATGTGAGGATGATAGACTTTGCTCATACGACGTGTCGCCATTATGGGGAGGACAGTGTTGTGCATGAGGGTCAGGACAGCGGCTACATATTCGGCCTGCAAAACCTCATCACCATCATCTCCCAGCTGGAGGAGCACAGCGCCGACTAA